The following coding sequences are from one Ovis canadensis isolate MfBH-ARS-UI-01 breed Bighorn chromosome 25, ARS-UI_OviCan_v2, whole genome shotgun sequence window:
- the LOC138430139 gene encoding small ribosomal subunit protein uS17-like, with protein MADIQTERAYQKQPTIFQNKKRVLLGETGKEKLPRYYKNIGLGFKTPKEAIEGTYIDKKCPFTGNVSIRGRILSGVVTKMKMQRTIVIRRDYLHYIRKYNRFEKRHKNMSVHLSPCFRDVQIGDIVTVGECRPLSKTVRFNVLKVTKAASTKKQFQKF; from the coding sequence ATGGCGGACATTCAGACAGAACGTGCGTACCAAAAGCAACCGACCATCTTTCAAAATAAGAAGAGGGTCCTGCTTGGAGAAACTGGCAAAGAAAAGCTCCCTCGATACTACAAGAACATTGGTCTGGGCTTCAAGACTCCAAAGGAGGCCATCGAGGGCACCTATATTGACAAGAAATGCCCTTTTACGGGTAACGTCTCCATTCGAGGGCGGATCCTGTCTGGCGTGGTGACCAAAATGAAGATGCAGAGGACCATCGTCATCCGCCGAGACTACCTTCACTACATCCGGAAGTACAACCGCTTCGAGAAGCGCCACAAGAACATGTCCGTGCACCTTTCTCCCTGCTTCAGGGACGTCCAGATCGGTGACATCGTCACGGTGGGTGAGTGCCGGCCCCTGAGCAAAACAGTGCGCTTCAATGTCCTCAAGGTCACCAAGGCTGCCAGCACCAAGAAGCAGTTCCAGAAGTTCTGA